Within Caproicibacterium argilliputei, the genomic segment GACTTCCGGATTCAGCCCAAGATACTTTGCTTCCGAAATGGTATAAGCGGGCATCACATTTTTTCCAACTGAAAAATAATCCATCTCCAAGTCGTCCATGAAGTGCGGCGTATTCAGTTCCACCTGTCGCAGCGCGTAATTAAAAGTTTTCATCAGGGCGGTATTTCCCTTTTTGGCGGCTATGTAAACATCCGAACTGGGCAGCTGCGCAATTACTTTGCAGTTTGTGAGCGTTTGGTTCGAACTCGCCAGCATTGCGTTGATTTCTCCGTTTTCCAAAGCGCTGCGCAGCGCATGGAGGTCAGAGTAAACCGCTTTCAGCTTGACACTGCACCCGTGTTTCTGCAGGTACTGAACCAGGCTGCTGTTGTCCTGGCTGCTGCGCAGCGCACCGACTGTCATCTCGTTCCAGCGCGCAAAATCATTAAAATAGTAGCCAGCATTCGGCTTTACCAGCAGCACCGCATTGTCCCTGCAGAACACATCCGCAGAAAACTCATACTGCTTCTTTGCCTGCTCTGTTTTCTGCACCGGTAAAAACAAATCAATCTTCCCTGCCTGCAGCTGCTTGTATCCGTCTTCATAAGAAGTTTTGACAAAGGTGTAGGTCTGTCCGGTATACATTGAAATCTCACGCATCAGTTCGCAGGCATAGCCGGTGCTGTTTCCCTGGTCGTCCACCTCAAAAAAGCCACTCATCTCCGGACAGCCAACTCTAATGGCGCGGCTCCCCTGTGTGCTGTCGGGCACTGCCACAAACACCGTCCCCGCCTTTGCCATACCAAGCAGAAACACCAAAAGGAGCAAAGAAAAGAAAGCCGCCGCCCCACGTCTGATTCGAACCATCCCTGACCCCCCTGTTCCATCCGCAAAAACTGCGGCTTTATTATACCACACTATTCCTGCCTTTCCAAGTTGCGCCGCAGCCCAAAAACAGCCCACCGCAAAAACGCGGCAGGCTGTCAAACCAAATCAATAATCCTTTACATCAAAAACGCGGTCTTTATAGTAATACTTCCGGTCTTCCTCGGTAATCTGCCGCAGAATCCGGCAGGGACTGCCGACCGCAATCACGTTGTCCGGCAGGTCTTTGGTCACCACACTGCCCGAACCAATCACCACGTTGCTGCCAATGTGCACGCCCGGATTGATAACGCTGCTGCCGCCAATCCAGACGTTATCGCCAATGGTCACACCGATGCCGTATTCATAGCCGGAGTTGCGGGAATCCGGGTGAATGGGGTGCCCCGCCGTGTAAATCGACACATTCGGTGCAATCTGTGCGTTGGCGCCAATCACGACTTTGCCGACATCCAGCACCGTAAAGTTGTAGTTGGCAAAAAAGTTTTCACCGACTTCTATGTTTTTTCCGTAGTCACAGTGGAACGGCTGCTCCACACAAATTGCTTCTCCCGTTCTGCCTAAAATTTCTTTGATGCGCCGTGTCAGTTCCCCCGTTTGGTCCGGACTGCAGAGATTGTAGGCATGGATTTTCCGTTTGTTTTCCATACGCTCCTCAGCAAGTCCGTCCATCCATGCCTTGTACGGCAAACCCGCCTGCATCCGTTCTTTTTGATTCATTTGCCAACCTCCTTCACACATTGGACATTCTGCCGACGGCGTCCTTGATGCACGGCAGTCGCAATCGTCATCGTTCTGCCTCCTTAAACCATTCCCAAAAGCATCCCCAGCACATAAGGCACCAGCCAAACAGCCCAAACCACGATGCTGAAGCGATGAAAGTTTGCGCGCAGCTTGTCGGAACCTTTGACCAGCACATAAACCGCCCAGCACGCATGGAACAGCATCAGCAGAATCGCCGCTGTGCCAGTAACGCCGTGGAGGGCAAGCTCCCACGCCGGCTTCTGTACGGTTCCAATCTGCGCAAGCTGCCGCATGAGCAGCGTGCCGGTCGTGTCGCACAAAAAGCCCAGCCAAAACAGCACCACGTGCGCACCGGTTAAAGTACCGCGCCTTCGCTCCCAAAACACACCAATTGTATAAAACACAAGCGCCGCTGTAATGGCCCCAACAGCAGCAGGCAGGATTCCGTTCATAACCGCCTCCGGTATACAGAAGATTTTTCCCTATTATGGCAGAACGGCTCCCGTTCGTCAAGAGGAAAAGGGCATAGGAAACCGCTTAGGTACTGTCCTTTTTGCTTTTGCGCAGCACATTGCAAAGCGCCAGCAGAAAGAACAGGGCACCGGAAATCGCCAGTACCAAGCCGTGCCCCCAAGCCGGCATAGTATGTCCCTGATACACATAAACCACACCCATGTACTCCTGAAATTGCCGGACGGTGCTTGATGGGACATTTGCAAAGCCGACCTCCATCGGCTGCCGCATGAGGATTCGCCGCATCAGTACCGCCGCGTGAGACGGTGGAAACAGCTTGATTACCGTCTGTACAGAATCCGGCAGCGCGCCGATTGGCAGATAAATGCCCATTAAAAAGCCGATAAGCGTACCGACAATCGTGGTCGCCGTGGCAAATGCACTGGTCCTCTCAAAAAAACTGACGATGAAAAACACAAAGCAGCAGGAAGAAAAGGTTGCCAGCAGCAAAACCCCCAGGAACTGCAGCATCGGCACCGCCGCCAAGATACTGCCACCGTTTGACGCAATATAAACCTCGCCCAATATAAACGTAAACAGGCACAGAAGCGTGCCGATTGCAAAGGTGCTGAGGATGTAGCCGCCGACAATCCGCACACGGCTGACCGGAGCGGCAAAAAAATCGCGGCTGATTTTGCGAGCCTTATCCTCTACCATTCGGTCAAAGGCACCCATCGCGGCTGTCACAGAAGCAACCGCCGCAATGCCCGCAATCAGCCAGCTGTTTGCCAGGACCTTTACCTGCGGAATCCCCTCCGGCAGCGACTGCAGCCAAATGTCATTCAGAAAGACCACATACAGCCCCAGGATAATCAGCACAGTTAAAAAGGAAAAAAAGACGGCGCTTTTCTCCCGAAAAAAAAGCTTGATGTTTCTCGCCGCAAAATTCAACATGGGTTTTCTCCTCCTGTAATCTTCAGAAACACATCCTCCATGGTGCCATGCAGGACTTCAAAGCTTTCCAAATACATCTGTGCGCTCTGTAAAATCGGAATTGCTGCCATCGTTGTGGGCAGGTCGGCCTCCCAGACACCTTTTTCCTCCGTGTACGGCAGGTGATACGTTTCCAGAATGTTTTGCAGTCCTTCCCGATCCTTTGGCAGCAGCCGCAGGCGGTCGGAGCTGTACTGCTGTTTCAGTTCGTAAGGCGTGCCTTTTGCCGCGATTTTTCCGCGATTCATCAAAAGAATGTAATCCGCGCAGGCAGCCTCCTCCATGTAGTGCGTGGTCAGGAAAATTGTCATGCCGGTTTGCTTCTGCAACTGAAAAACTGTCTGCCACACGCTTTCCTTGGTTTTGGGGTCTAACCCCGTGGTTGGTTCGTCCAGAAAAAGCACCTTTGGCGTATGTACCAACGCCCGCGCAATATCCGCACGGCGGCGCTGCCCGCCGGACAGTTTTCCGTAAGGGCGGTCCAAAAATTCCATAACGTCTGCCGTCACGGCTGCTTGCCGCACCGCCGCCTTTCTGGATGATTTGTCCATACCTTTGTAAAACCCGGCGCGAATCATCAGGTTTTCCCGTACGGTCAGCAGCGAATCCAGAATGCTGTCCTGAAACACCACCCCGATGCTGTTGCGTATCGCATTGTCCTCCCGCCCCAGCCGATGCCCATCCACCGTAACCGCACCGGCAGTCGGTTTCAGCAAGGTGCACAGCATATCAATTGTAGTGGACTTTCCGGCGCCGTTCGGCCCCAGAAAGGCAAACAGCTTGCCGGATTCCCGCAAGGGCAAAAGCGGCAACACGCCAAAACTGCACGGTAAGGTACCGAAAAGCGCGTGCAAAAAGCCGGTATAGCTCGCAGCTCCACACCGGCTTTCAGGACTTTTGACTCTTCGTTTCCTGCTCGATTTTATGGTTAATTTCACTTGCGCACGCCACGCTCATTCGGTAAGCCGCAAAGTGAGTAACCGCATAAGTCGGCACCAATACCGGCAAAACCTCCGCCATGTGACGGAAATCAAACGGAAACATCTGGAACAGCGCTCCCTCTGAAAAAATCAGCACATAGCATATGCCAAAGCGCAGCAAAACCTCTGGAAGCAATGTTTCCACATTCGCTACGTCTAGAATCTTATCCGCCGCCGCCATGCCCAGCGCTGTACTGACACACATACAGAGCAGCTCCAGAACCAGAGAATTGTTGAGCGGCGCCATCAGCCCACAGCTGGAAAAAAGGATAGAGCACAAAACTGCGCTGGTAAAACTGCTGCAGGTAATCGTCCAAAAATGCCGCCATGCACCTTTCATAGATTTGCCTCCTGTTACGCAAAGCGATTTCGAAATTCCTTGATGTAATGCTTGGAAATTAAAATTTTTTCACCATTTTGCAAAGTGGCCTCCAGGCGTCCGCTCAGCTGCGCCCGAACGGACGCCACCATCGCCGTATTTAAAATGCAGTTTTTGCTCACACGAACAAAAGGTGTCCCTGCCAGCACCTGCTCCAGTTCATAAAGCTTTTTGGCACAGCGATAAACTTCTTTTTCCACATATAAATACGTTTTGTTGTCCACCGAATCGAAGTAAAAAATCCGTTCCGGAGCAATCGGCACCGAAGCGCCGTCCTTTTCCGCCATGACAGAAAAGGAATGCAGCCGGATTTGCGCAATCAAATGCTGCAGGCGCTCATCAATGAACCCGCAGCGGATGTGAATTTCCGTTTCCGGGCAGTCAGAGGATTGCTCCACCACCAGTTTCATGCGTTTCGCCTCCCCCATTTTATCCTAGCAGAAGCTGTCGCGGAATACAACCGACAATGGGTAAGATGCAAAAAAGTGCAGGTAAGATACCGGCTGCCGCACGGTCTGTCTGAAATCTGTTCATTTACTGTGTATTTAAAAATTTTATAAATTGTATATTGTAAAGGGTACAGATAGCAGTATAATAAAACCAGTTTACAGCAACGGAGGTACTGAAATGTCTGAACGATATGAGCTGAACAAAAATCTTGCACAGATGCTCAAGGGCGGCGTCATCATGGATGTGACCACCCCGGAGCAAGCAAAAATTGCGGAACAGGCAGGCGCCTGCGCAGTCATGGCACTGGAACGGATTCCGGCAGACATCCGCGCGGCAGGCGGTGTTTCCCGCATGAGCGACCCGAAAATGATTCACAGCATCCAGCAGGCGGTCTCCATTCCGGTCATGGCAAAGGTGCGCATCGGTCACTTTGTGGAGGCACAGATTCTGCAGGCAATCGAAATCGACTACATTGATGAAAGCGAAGTCCTTTCTCCGGCGGATGATGTGTACCACATTGACAAAACAAAGTTTGACGTGCCGTTTGTCTGCGGCGCGAAAGATTTGGGCGAAGCCCTGCGCCGCATTGCGGAGGGCGCGTCTATGATTCGCACGAAAGGCGAGCCGGGCACCGGTGACGTGGTGCAGGCTGTGCGCCATATGCGCAAAATGAACAGCGAAATCCGCCGCATTCAAAACTTGCGCACGGACGAACTGTTTGAAGCCGCCAAACAGTTGGAGGTTCCTTACGCCCTGCTGCTGTCTGTCCACGACAACGGCCGCCTGCCGGTGGTGAACTTTGCCGCAGGCGGCATTGCAACCCCGGCGGATGCCGCGCTGATGATGCAGCTCGGCGCAGAGGGCGTTTTCGTCGGCTCCGGTATTTTTAAGTCCGGCAATCCCGCCAAACGCGCCGCTGCCATTGTCAAGTCGGTCACCAATTATCAAGACGCAGAGATGCTCGCACAGCTTTCTACCGACCTCGGCGACGCGATGGTCGGTATCAATGAACAGGAAATTGCACTGCTCATGGCAGAGCGCGGAAAGTGAGGTGCGCCATGAAAATCGGTGTTTTTGCACTGCAGGGCGCTTTTGCGGAGCATGAAGTGGTTTTGCGCCGGTTGGGCGCAGAAGTTCGGGAAATCCGGCAGCGCGCAGACTTGGACGACTCCTTTGACGGTTTTCTTCTGCCCGGCGGAGAAAGCACCGTCATCGGCAAACTGCTGGGCGAATTGGGGCTGCAGCAGCCGTTGGAAGAACAGATTGACCGCGGCATACCGGTTTTCGGCACCTGCGCCGGTCTGCTGCTGCTGGCAAAGCAAATTGAAAACCAGGAAACCACCTACCTTGCTAAAATGGACATTGCAGCCAAACGGAACGCCTACGGCAGGCAGCTCGGCAGCTTCACCGCGCAGGCCGCGTTTGCAGATGTTGGCGAAATTCCGATGGTGTTTATCCGCGCGCCGTACATTTCCCGCACGTTTGGCGCCGCACAGCCGCTTGCCACAGTAGATGGCAAAGTAGTGGCGGCGCGGCAGGCAAACCTACTGGTCACGGCGTTCCACCCCGAACTGACCGCAGATACACGCGTACACGCATACTTTCTGGATATGGTACGCACCGCCGCAAAAACCGGGCGCACCGCTTAACAGCAAACAGACCGCTGTGGATTTCCCACGGCGGTCTGTTTTGTGTGGTTGTATTTGCAAAGTTGTGTTTAGTTATCTACCTGCATCAGCGTAAAAAGCGGATGCTTGGCCTCAAAGTCGTAAATTGGCTGGTTGATTTGTTCCTTGAGTGTTGCGTTAAGTTTTTCCTCATCTTTTGGCTGCTGTTTGCCGTCTGCATCCGTTTCCACCGGCCAGGAAGCAACCAGCTTTTGTTGTTTTGCATAGAGTGCGGAAGCGAACTTGTAAAACGCATCCCAGTTGGCATTGTACGCCTTTTCTTCAATCGGAGAAATGCGGTACCTCTTTTGCTGTGTTGTGCCATCCGTAAAGGTTGCTTTAAGCACCAGTCGTGCTTTTTCCAATGTTTTCGCATTTTTCAAACGCCAAGCGATATCCTGTGGATTTGCAGTTATTTCCGTGCTTCCGCTTTTGGCTTCCTTTTTCTGCTGCTCTGTTACTGATTGGTCATATGCTTTCGCTTGTGCAGCAGTCATCGGTGTTTCAATACGGATATAAAAGGGCAAAATCTGTGACGAAATGTCCTTCTTCGTATAATCCACTGTGAATTTGGAAGTTAAAGTGGTATTGTCCATGGAATAGCGGCAATCATACTGCCCATATTTCTGCGGGTCCGCAATTTTCTTCCCGTTTTTGTCCACAGCGCTCAAAAATTCTTTATTAAATTTCACCAGTTCCCATTTACTGAGCTTGGAAGTATCCCAGCTGTACTGCACAGACTTTAGGTTGGTTCCGGTACACAGGATATTGGGGTGGTAAGTCAAAGCTTCAACACGCTGACTTTCTACCCATACGCCGTCAGGTCCGGTTGCCCAATACGAACCGCCATTGAGGCCCCAATCCATTGTCATATTTAGAGAAACCGTTTTGCCCCGGCTGTTTCCCCCTTTCGCTGCGTAAACCGCAAGGTCAAAAAAGTTTTGCTGTTTGGCTGGCACCACAGCATTTTGGGAAGCCACCGGAGTGGGGGCAACCGCTGACCGGCGCATACCAATAACTACCGCACCCACAGCAAGCACAAGCGCGCAGCAAACCGCTGTAATCCGCACACCTACCCTTTTCCACCGAAAAACCGGTGTGGATGCAGGCTGCCTGCCGGCATGCTGCAGTACTTTTTCAGAAAGCTGCGGCGGCACTTCAATCCTTTGGTAAAGCAATTTGTATGATTCCAGATCCATCTGAAAGACCTCCCATCTCCAGCTTTAGTTTTTTCCGGGCACGGTGCAGCCAACTGCGCACAGTAGCTGGTCTGCACCTAAAAATCTGCGCAATTTCTTCTGTCGTGTACCCTTCAAAGTAGAATTGGTAAAGTACCGTTCTCTGCTTTGGGGGCAAACTTTGCAGCAGCTCCCAAATTTCCGTTTCTTCCGGCTGCACCGCCGCATCCTCCACAAGCAGGTCTGCAAGCGGCAGCGTTCGGTGACGGGCAAAAAAACGCGTGTAGTCGTGACAGCGATTCACTGTTACACGCAGCAGCCACGCCTTTAGATATGTATCATTTTGAAAATCCCGCGTACTGCGCAGCAGACGCAAAAAAACATCCTGGTACACATCCTCCGCGTCTGCGCGGTTGGCTGTCATACTGACCGCCGTGCGGTACACGGTGCTTCCATACTGCTCCATTGCGTTTTGCAAAAAGGTTTCCGGTCGTCCTGTTTTTTCTTCCATGCTTTTCTCCTCCCTTCTGCCCTACAAACGCCGCAGGTTGGCAAAATGTTGCAAAACGGCGGCATACAGAAAAAATCCGTATGCCGCCGTACTTTATGCCGCTTTCCGTTTCTTAGCGGAAAGGCGCTTCTTTTTTAACGTAAAATGACCGCCGCCCGCCGCAGTCGGGTCCACCGCGTCACGCAAAGCATCGCCGATGAAGTTAATCGCCGTTACCAACACAATAATCATTACCCCCGGCGGTACCCAAAGCCACGGTTTCGAGGTGAGAATCGTCAGGGACTGCGCGCCGTTGAGCATATTGCCAAGGCTCGCATCCGGTGGCTGCACGCCCATGCCCAGAAAGCTGAGCGCGGCTTCATCCAACATGGAAAGCGCCAGTACAGACGTGGAATACACCAGAATCGGTGCAACTGTGTTCGGCAGAATTTCTGAAAAAAGGATGTGCCGCCGCGGCATTCCTGCCACGATACTGCTTTTTACAAAATTTGTTTCGCGAAGGGAAAGTGTGCTGCCGCGCACCAGGCGCGCCACCCCCGGCCAATCCACAAAGCCGAGAATCCAAATGATATTCCACAGTCCCGGCTGAAAGATTGCTGCCGCCACCAGCACCAGCAGAATGTACGGAAACGACATCACCATATCCGTAAAACGCATGATCAGCATATCCGCCGCACCGCCGAAGTAACCAGAAACCAAGCCCAGCAGTACGCCCACTGCGGTTGAAATCACCGTCGCCATGGCACCTACCAACAGCGAAACCCGCGTGGCATACAGCAGGCGGGTGAAAACATCCCTGCCAATCTGGTCGGTTCCCAGCACAAACTGCGCGCTGGGCGCAGCGTTAAACGGCCCCGCCAACTCATCCGGTCCGTAGGGCGCAATGAGCGGCGCCAGAATAGCAGCCACCGCGAGGACCGCCACCACCGCCAGACTCACCAAAGCTGCTCGGTGGCGGCAAAAACGCCGCCACACCAAGCGTCCGTAACTTTCACCCGCACGGGACTGCGGCTCTGTTCGTTTTTTCACGCTGCTCTCCTCCTTACCGATACTGAATGGACGGATCCGCTGCCGCGTACAAAAGATCCGTCAGCAAATTGCCGAGCAGAACCACCAAGGCAGATACCAAACTGACGCCCATAATCACCGGATAATCGCGCGACAAAATAGCGTTCATGGTCATAAGCCCCAGTCCGGGCCAGGAAAAGACCTGCTCCACAATAATCGCGCCGCCAAACAGCGCCGGAATCTGCATACCGAACACCGTGATCACCGGCACCAATGCATTGCGCAACGCGTGCTTATTGATGACTTTAAAGTGCCCGATTCCCTTGGCGCGTGCCGTGCGCAGGTAGTCCTGCTGCAGAATCTCCAGCACCGCGCTGCGAATGTAGCGCAGGTTTGTGCCGGTCATGCTGACCACCAGCACAATCACCGGCAGAATCATGTGCTGCAGTACATCCGCCACGCCGCCCCCTGCACCAAGGGTGGTCATGCCGCTGGAAGGCAAGATACTGAATTTCACAGAAAAGAAATAGATCAGTACCAACGCCAGAAAGAAGCTGGGAATACTGGTGCCAAGGAAGGACAAGCCCACAATGGTGTAATCCCCCTTGCGGTACTGGTGCGTTGCGCTGTAAATGCCGGCAGGAACCGCCAACAGAATGCTCAGCAGCAGCGATACCCCCATCAGCAGCAGCGTCGGCCCCAAGTGCGAGGCAATCATAGCGGTGACCGCCTCATGGCTTTTGATAGAGGTTCCCATATTGCCGGTCAAAATCTGGCCGAGCCATGTTAAGTACTGCACCACAACCGGCTGGTCAAGCCCCAGCGACGCACTTTTTTCCGCCAGCGCCTGCTGCGAAACACGCGCGCCCTGCACCATATCCAGCGGACTGCCCGCAAGGCTCATCAGCGCATAATCGATGATTGTAATGCCCAAAAGCACCGGCACCGCAATGAGAAGCCGCTTTACAAAGTATTTACCCATTTGCCTGCACCTCCTCTGTGCTTTCCGCCCGCACGAACGGGCAGGCAGTCAGGTGGGTGCTGCCTGCAGTCACCGGCTGCAGGTCGGCTTTCACCTGCCGGCAGGCCTCCTTCGCATACGAACAGCGACCCGCAAAGGGACAGCCGGTGTCACGGCGGGCGTTCGCGGTATCTGTTGCTGCTTCGCCCTGCAGCAGCACTGCCGGGGCACGGTCATCCGGGTCAGGGTTCGGCACCGCCGCGCAAAGCGCCTGCGTGTAGGGGTGCGCCGGATGGTGAAAAAGCGCATCCGCATCTGCAACCTCCATCAGGCGGCCGAGATACATCACCGCAATGCGGTCACTGACATAATGCACCGCGCCCAGCCCATGCCCGATAAACAGGCAGGTCAAGCCCAGTTCTTTCTGCAAGTCACGCAGTAGATTTAAAATCTGCGCCTGCACAGAAACATCCAATGCGCTGACCGGTTCGTCACAGACCAGCAGCTTTGGCCGCAGAGAAAGCGCTTTCGCAATGCAGATACGCTGCCGCTGACCGCCGGAAAATTCATACGGAAAACGCTCCTTACTGCTTTTCGGCAGACCGACCATTTCCAGCAGGCGATTCACCTCTTTCTCGGTTTCCCCGCGTGCAATCAGTTTGTGGTACCGCATGGGCTGCGCCAAAATATCCACCACACGCTTGCGCGGGTTTAACGAGGAGTACGAGTCCTGAAAAACCATCTGCAGGTCTGTGCGCAGCGGGCGCATTTGCTTCTCCGTAAAGCGGGAAATTTCCCTGCTGTCAAACCAGATTTCTCCCGCCGTCGGCTTTTCCAATGCAACAATCTGCCTGCCAACAGTGGACTTTCCGCAGCCAGACTCCCCGACAAGCCCCAGTGTGGTGCCGCGGTCAATAGAGAAGCTGATACCATTCACCGCACGCACCTGCCCAACGGTATGCGTCACAATACCGCCGCGAATCGGGTATGTTTTTTTCAGGTTGACCACCTTTAAAAGCGGACTTTTTTCACCCATCTGCCTCACCGCCTTTCTCCGGTGCACAGCGCAAACAGCGGGCGGCGTGTTCTGCCGTCACACGATACATCGGCTGCGGCGCGGCGCAGGCTTCCTGTGCATAGGGACAGCGCCCCGCAAACCGGCAGCCGGTGATGTTCTGGTACGCTTCCGGCACACTGCCAGGAATGGATGCCAGCCTGCGCCCCGGTTCGTCATGAATGCCGGGAACCGTCTGCAGCAGCGCCTGCGTGTACGGGTGTGCCGGGTGGTGAAACAGTTCCGGCACCGGTGCCTGCTCCACAATCTGTCCGGCATACATCACCAACACCCGATCCGCCATCTGTGCCACCAAACCGATGTCGTGTGTAATTAGGACAACCGACATATTGGTTTCGCGCTGCAGCCGCTTGAGCAGCTGCATAATCTGCGCCTGAATGGTCACATCCAGCGCGGTGGTCGGCTCGTCTGCAATCAGCAGCTTCGGACTGCACGCCAGCGCCATGGCAATCATCACGCGCTGCCGCATCCCACCGGAAAGCGCAAAGGGGTATTTTTTCATCAGCGCCGGCGCATCCTGCAAGCCCACTTTCTCCAGCAGAGAAACCGCCTGCGCCTGCGCGTGCTTCCGGTCAATCTGTGTATGGGCACGAATACTTTCCGTGAGCTGGCTGCCAATGGTAAATACCGGATTTAAAGAGGTGAGCGCATCCTGAAAAATCATGGTCATCTCGCTGCCGCGTACAGTATCCAATTCTTTTTCCGACAGCTGCAGCAGGTCGCGTCCCTCAAACAGCACCCGGCCGTTGGTCACACCGCCGTTGACCGGCAGCAGGCCCATCACCGCAAGCGAAGTAATACTTTTGCCGCAGCCAGACTCACCGACAATGCAGAGGATTTCCTTCTGCCTGACCGAAAAGCTGACGCGATCCAGCCGCACTGCCTGCGCCTCACCGGCAAAGGTGACCTCCAGATCTTCTACTTCCAACAAATCTGCCACTTGCTTGTCCTTTCCGCAAAAGGGCAAGCGGCCCGCAAAGCAGCCGCTTGCCCCCTGTATCTGCCTTACTGAATTTCCCAGTTTTGAATATTGATAAAAGAACCGTAAACCGTCGGCTCCGCATTTTCTAACCGCTTGCTGACCGCCCCCAGCGCGCTGATTACATAGGTGTTAATCATGGGCACCTGTTTCTGCACGGTCTGATCAATGGTTAGGTACTGCTTGGCAATTTCCGCTTTGTCGCTGGTCTGCTGGGTCTGTGCCAGCGCTTTGTCCACAACCGGAGAGCTGAAGTTGGTCCAGCTGCCCGCACCGCCGAGCAGCCAGCGCACATCCGGGTACGGGTCTACCGGCGCATAGGTGTACTGCACCGCAAGCAGGTCAAACTTCTGTGAACCTGCCGTAGACATCAGGGTGGAAAGATCCACGGTATGAATTTCCACATTAATGCCCACTTGGCGCAGTTCCTCCTTAATCACGCTGCTGCCATTGACAAACGTTGTATCGCCGGAATTCACATAAAAGGAAAGGGTCTTGCCGCTGCCCCAGTTCGCCTGCCGCAGCAGGGTCTTCGCCTTTTCCGGGTCATACGTCGTAGGTGTCAAAGATTTGTTATAAAATGGGCTGGCAGAGGTCAGGAAGCCGTCCACAACCTCTCCCTTGCCATTAAGCAGATTTTTCAGCAGCAGGTTCCGGTCAATCGCATACTGAATTGCTTGGCGCACGCGCACGTCCGGAATGGTTTTGGTGTTCAAAAACAGTGACTGCGTCGTCACCGGCTTACCGTACTTGGCGGTGACATTGTCCAGCGCTTCAATGTTGGTGTAGTCCTCCTGCGGAATGGCGGCCATGGTCTGCTGCACAAAGTCGATTTCGCCGGATTTCAGCCCCGCGTAAATCTGACTTGCCGCCAGAATTTTAATATTCATCTTGCTGATTTTCGGGGCGCCTTTCCAATACTTCTCATTTGCTTTATAAGAAATATAATGATTGGTATCGACAGCGGTTGCAATGTACGGGCCGTCCACCACCGTGGGGCTGTTGAACCACGCATACTTGGCAAGCTGTTCCTCCGAAACATTCTGCAAAACGTGCTTGGGTACCGGCATCATGTAGCGCGCATAGCTGTTTTCAAAGGTTGTCAGTGCCATGGATTGCTTCATGGTAAACGTCAGCGTTTTGTCATTGAGCACCTTCACACCGGAAACCGAGGTGGCACCTTTTTTTACAAAGCCGTCCTCGC encodes:
- a CDS encoding ABC transporter ATP-binding protein, translating into MGEKSPLLKVVNLKKTYPIRGGIVTHTVGQVRAVNGISFSIDRGTTLGLVGESGCGKSTVGRQIVALEKPTAGEIWFDSREISRFTEKQMRPLRTDLQMVFQDSYSSLNPRKRVVDILAQPMRYHKLIARGETEKEVNRLLEMVGLPKSSKERFPYEFSGGQRQRICIAKALSLRPKLLVCDEPVSALDVSVQAQILNLLRDLQKELGLTCLFIGHGLGAVHYVSDRIAVMYLGRLMEVADADALFHHPAHPYTQALCAAVPNPDPDDRAPAVLLQGEAATDTANARRDTGCPFAGRCSYAKEACRQVKADLQPVTAGSTHLTACPFVRAESTEEVQANG
- a CDS encoding ABC transporter substrate-binding protein → MRNVKKWGKQLLCTLMAAAVAAASAGCGTGGAASGQKTAVGGDSQIVNIGVTDSLSSLNPLTIDATEINKYATSMMFLPLVELNSKMEFEGALADSITTKDNKTFTVALNKNAVWSDGKPVTADDVAFTVLRLCSPVIANTTMSMSALVGTGEDGFVKKGATSVSGVKVLNDKTLTFTMKQSMALTTFENSYARYMMPVPKHVLQNVSEEQLAKYAWFNSPTVVDGPYIATAVDTNHYISYKANEKYWKGAPKISKMNIKILAASQIYAGLKSGEIDFVQQTMAAIPQEDYTNIEALDNVTAKYGKPVTTQSLFLNTKTIPDVRVRQAIQYAIDRNLLLKNLLNGKGEVVDGFLTSASPFYNKSLTPTTYDPEKAKTLLRQANWGSGKTLSFYVNSGDTTFVNGSSVIKEELRQVGINVEIHTVDLSTLMSTAGSQKFDLLAVQYTYAPVDPYPDVRWLLGGAGSWTNFSSPVVDKALAQTQQTSDKAEIAKQYLTIDQTVQKQVPMINTYVISALGAVSKRLENAEPTVYGSFINIQNWEIQ
- a CDS encoding ABC transporter permease; this translates as MGKYFVKRLLIAVPVLLGITIIDYALMSLAGSPLDMVQGARVSQQALAEKSASLGLDQPVVVQYLTWLGQILTGNMGTSIKSHEAVTAMIASHLGPTLLLMGVSLLLSILLAVPAGIYSATHQYRKGDYTIVGLSFLGTSIPSFFLALVLIYFFSVKFSILPSSGMTTLGAGGGVADVLQHMILPVIVLVVSMTGTNLRYIRSAVLEILQQDYLRTARAKGIGHFKVINKHALRNALVPVITVFGMQIPALFGGAIIVEQVFSWPGLGLMTMNAILSRDYPVIMGVSLVSALVVLLGNLLTDLLYAAADPSIQYR
- a CDS encoding ABC transporter ATP-binding protein, which translates into the protein MADLLEVEDLEVTFAGEAQAVRLDRVSFSVRQKEILCIVGESGCGKSITSLAVMGLLPVNGGVTNGRVLFEGRDLLQLSEKELDTVRGSEMTMIFQDALTSLNPVFTIGSQLTESIRAHTQIDRKHAQAQAVSLLEKVGLQDAPALMKKYPFALSGGMRQRVMIAMALACSPKLLIADEPTTALDVTIQAQIMQLLKRLQRETNMSVVLITHDIGLVAQMADRVLVMYAGQIVEQAPVPELFHHPAHPYTQALLQTVPGIHDEPGRRLASIPGSVPEAYQNITGCRFAGRCPYAQEACAAPQPMYRVTAEHAARCLRCAPEKGGEADG